The DNA region AAAATCGGCATCTAAAATTTGTAAGTCAGCTTTGATATGCGGTGTAGCTTGTGCTCCATCAATTAAAACCGCAGCATCCATACGATGTGCCAAATCAATAATCTCTTTTATTGGATTAATTGTACCCAAAGCATTAGAAATATGGTTTACAAATACCAATTTGGTGTTTTCAGAAAGTAAATTTTTGTAAGCATCCATTAATAGTTCACCATCTTCATTCATCGGAATTACTTTGAGTGTAGCTCCTGTTCGTTCACAAAGCATTTGCCAAGGCACAATGTTTGAATGATGTTCTAAGGCTGAAACAATAATTTCATCTCCTTTTTTTAAGAGGGAAGAAAATCCGTTAGCTACTAAATTAATGCCATGCGTGGTACCCGAAGTGAAAATAATTTCGTGGGCATTTTTGGCATTAAAATGATTTTGAATTTTTTGCCGAGCTTGTTCATACGCGTCAGTAGCTTCTTGACTTAAGGTATGCACACCTCGGTGAATATTCGCATTATAATTTCTGTAATAATCCGTAATTGCATCAATAACTAGCTGAGGTGTTTGTGAGGTTGCCGCATTGTCTAAATACACCAATGGATGCCCATTTACTTTTCGTTGTAGAATGGGAAAATCAGTTCTTATTTTTTGGATGTCTAACATATTTTTTAGTCAGCTTACAAAAGTACAAAACTCAACCTTAAATCGTTTGATTAATTTATATTTGTTCTAATTTCAAACACAAAACTAAAACATGTTCAAAAAATCAATAAAATACATCCTTTTACTTGGTCTATTGGCTCTTATTTATACCATATATGCCAATTATCCAAGATTAAATATTTTAGCAGGATATTCAGCAAAAAATATGGCATCTTCTGTATTTTTAGCAGATAGAAGTGTAAAATATACCGATGAAGTAGATAATGCTTTTACACCTATTAATTTGGCTGAAGATAAGGTTAGTAATAAAGAAAAATCAGCTACTGCTTCTGTTTATGGGTTATTAACTAGAAAAGCAATTTATAGAGAGGGTTTGGGTGCTGTTCTTGTCCCGAAGGATGCTGAAGGAAACCAAAACTATTTGGTGCCGAAACGCAATTTTAAGAAAACAGACACTCCTTTTCCTTACGGCGATGCTAAGCAAAAAGATACGGTTTTTGAAAATATAAATTATGATATGCTGAAAATAGCTGTTGACAGTATGTTTAACAACAATAAGGTAAAGCAGACAAGATCTGTTTTGGTTGTATACAAAGACCAAATT from Aureibaculum sp. 2308TA14-22 includes:
- a CDS encoding aminotransferase class V-fold PLP-dependent enzyme; translated protein: MLDIQKIRTDFPILQRKVNGHPLVYLDNAATSQTPQLVIDAITDYYRNYNANIHRGVHTLSQEATDAYEQARQKIQNHFNAKNAHEIIFTSGTTHGINLVANGFSSLLKKGDEIIVSALEHHSNIVPWQMLCERTGATLKVIPMNEDGELLMDAYKNLLSENTKLVFVNHISNALGTINPIKEIIDLAHRMDAAVLIDGAQATPHIKADLQILDADFYVASAHKMCGPTGVGFLYGKEEWLNKLPPYQGGGEMIAEVTFEKTTYADLPHKFEAGTPNVCGGIALGVAIDYMNGIGFENIANYEHELLKYATEKLLAIDGLKIYGPEKLENKTSVISFNLKGIHPYDIGSIVDKLGIAVRTGHHCAQPIMDFYNIPGTVRASFAFYNTKEEVDKLVEAVKKAKEMLS